A region from the Chloroflexota bacterium genome encodes:
- a CDS encoding glutaredoxin, which yields MATQSTPEIVAYLKPVCGWSAGVRAVLDKYDLGYEDKDIINSPTNYHEMVIKSGQPLSPCVVVDGRMLADVSGEEVEAWLADKGYIAKNNLPTPVPIDRACADEVHAANVAFEDL from the coding sequence ATGGCAACGCAGTCAACGCCTGAGATCGTGGCGTACCTCAAGCCCGTCTGCGGCTGGAGCGCCGGCGTCCGCGCCGTCCTCGACAAATACGACCTCGGCTACGAGGACAAGGACATCATCAACAGCCCGACGAACTACCACGAGATGGTGATCAAGAGCGGGCAGCCGCTGTCGCCGTGCGTGGTGGTGGACGGCCGCATGCTGGCCGACGTCAGCGGCGAAGAGGTCGAGGCTTGGCTGGCCGACAAGGGCTACATCGCCAAGAACAACCTGCCCACGCCGGTCCCCATCGACCGCGCCTGCGCCGACGAGGTCCACGCCGCCAACGTCGCGTTCGAGGACCTGTAG